One stretch of Zingiber officinale cultivar Zhangliang chromosome 6B, Zo_v1.1, whole genome shotgun sequence DNA includes these proteins:
- the LOC121988784 gene encoding 60S ribosomal protein L27a-3-like has protein sequence MTTRFKKNRKKRGHVSAGHGRIGKHRKHPGGRGNAGGMHHHRILFDKYHPGYFGKVGMRYFHRLRNKFHSPIVNIDSLWSLVPEGVKEEASKSGSGPNAPLIDVTQFGYFKVLGKGALPPGRPIVVKAKLVSKIAEKKIKAAGGAVVLTA, from the coding sequence ATGACAACCCGCTTCAAGAAGAACCGGAAGAAGAGGGGCCACGTTAGCGCCGGCCACGGACGTATCGGCAAGCACCGGAAGCATCCCGGTGGTCGCGGTAACGCCGGAGGCATGCACCACCACCGCATCCTCTTCGACAAGTATCACCCTGGTTACTTCGGGAAGGTCGGTATGCGCTACTTCCATCGCCTCCGCAACAAGTTCCACTCCCCCATCGTCAACATCGACAGCCTCTGGTCCCTCGTCCCCGAAGGCGTCAAGGAAGAGGCCTCCAAGAGCGGCAGCGGCCCAAATGCTCCGCTCATCGACGTCACCCAGTTTGGGTACTTCAAGGTCCTCGGCAAAGGGGCGTTGCCTCCGGGCCGCCCCATCGTCGTGAAGGCCAAGCTCGTGTCGAAGATTGCTGAGAAGAAGATCAAGGCAGCGGGCGGCGCTGTCGTGCTCACTGCTTGA
- the LOC121988781 gene encoding probable protein kinase At2g41970: MLCCGGVEEEFFGQQASQHAAPPNRTAPGQGRDPRGPGAARSGAPAKVLPIEIPAIQLDELNRLTDNFGQKALVGEGSYGQVYHATLSTGEPVAIKKLDTSASSEPDSDFAAQLSMVSRLKNEFFIELLGYCLEDDNRMLVYQFASNGSLHDILHGRKGVQGAEPGPLLSWNQRVKIAYGAARGLEYLHEKVQPPIVHRDVRSSNVLLFDDYTAKLADFNLTNQSPDTAARLHSTRVLGTFGYHAPEYAMTGQLTQKSDIYSFGVILLELLTGRKPVDHTMPKGQQSLVTWATPRLSEDKVKQCVDPKLETDFPPKAVAKLAAVAALCVQYEADFRPNMTVVVKALQPLLPSKPGQETNN, translated from the exons ATGTTGTGCTGTGGAGGTGTGGAGGAGGAATTCTTTGGTCAACAAGCCAGCCAACATGCCGCGCCTCCAAACCGCACTGCCCCtg GTCAAGGTAGGGATCCAAGGGGACCTGGTGCAGCCAGGAGTGGAGCCCCTGCAAAGGTGTTACCCATAGAAATACCAGCCATCCAACTGGACGAGCTGAATCGACTAACGGATAATTTTGGGCAGAAGGCCTTGGTTGGCGAAGGGTCCTACGGGCAGGTCTACCATGCAACTCTGAGCACAGGAGAACCTGTTGCCATCAAGAAGCTGGATACCAGTGCCTCCAGTGAACCTGATTCAGATTTTGCAGCTCAG TTGTCAATGGTTTCAAGACTCAAGAATGAGTTCTTCATTGAGTTACTAGGTTACTGCTTGGAAGATGATAACAGGATGTTGGTGTATCAGTTTGCTTCAAATGGATCTTTGCATGATATTTTGCACG GGAGGAAAGGCGTGCAAGGTGCTGAACCAGGTCCACTCCTGAGCTGGAACCAAAGAGTCAAGATTGCTTATGGTGCAGCAAGAGGCCTTGAGTATCTACATGAGAAAGTTCAGCCCCCAATCGTTCATCGGGACGTTCGATCCAGCAATGTCCTCCTCTTCGACGATTACACTGCCAAACTTGCAGACTTTAACTTAACTAACCAGTCCCCTGACACGGCAGCTCGTCTGCATTCAACACGAGTGTTGGGAACTTTTGGCTACCATGCCCCCGA GTATGCCATGACTGGCCAATTGACACAGAAAAGTGATATATACAGTTTTGGTGTTATCCTTCTTGAGCTTTTAACTGGGAGGAAACCGGTAGATCACACCATGCCTAAGGGACAACAAAGTCTAGTTACCTGG GCAACTCCAAGATTGAGTGAAGACAAAGTGAAGCAATGTGTTGATCCCAAGTTAGAAACTGACTTCCCTCCAAAAGCAGTTGCTAAG CTGGCAGCAGTGGCAGCATTATGTGTGCAGTATGAAGCAGATTTCCGACCTAACATGACAGTCGTTGTGAAAGCCCTTCAGCCTCTTCTTCCTTCAAAACCAGGCCAAGAAACCAACAATTAG
- the LOC121988785 gene encoding peroxidase 15-like → MASSSFACPFSAVSVSLLLMLSLIALMHFDKCEAQLSPTFYDNTCPNVSAIVREQLLLAQRSDPRIFASLIRLFFHDCFTNGCEASLLLDNTTEIKSEKFALPNNNSARGYEVIDAVKTAVENSCPGIVSCADILAIAAEASVHLSYGPHWTVPLGRRDGRMAYFNAASILPGPFDNVTVLQQKFAAVGLNDIDLVSLSGAHTFGRAQCFTFRHRLYNFSNGNPDPSLNTTYLAKLRQRCPDGGNRTVLNNLDPVTPDVFDNKYYTNLQNLKGLLTTDQDLLSAADTNASTAPYVNRFAADKKVFFDSFVEGMIKMGNIEVLTGSSGEVRKNCRVVNGASGPQFEIRLRDVEASSAEEI, encoded by the exons ATggcttcttcttcctttgcttgtcCGTTTAGTGCAGTATCAGTGTCGTTGTTGTTGATGTTGAGCCTCATAGCCCTCATGCATTTCGACAAGTGCGAGGCTCAGTTGAGCCCGACGTTCTACGACAACACTTGCCCCAACGTGTCGGCCATCGTGCGCGAGCAACTGTTGCTTGCACAACGCTCCGACCCTCGGATCTTCGCCAGCCTCATCCGTCTCTTCTTCCATGACTGCTTCACTAAT GGATGCGAAGCCTCACTTTTGCTAGATAATACTACTGAAATTAAGAGCGAAAAGTTTGCTCTTCCAAACAATAACTCTGCGAGAGGTTACGAGGTCATTGACGCTGTCAAAACTGCCGTGGAAAATAGTTGCCCCGGAATTGTGTCTTGTGCTGACATCTTAGCTATTGCCGCAGAAGCATCCGTCCACTTG TCGTACGGGCCTCACTGGACTGTGCCGCTTGGAAGAAGGGATGGAAGGATGGCCTACTTCAACGCCGCTAGTATCCTCCCTGGCCCATTTGATAATGTCACCGTTCTCCAGCAAAAGTTCGCCGCCGTTGGCCTCAATGACATTGATCTTGTTTCCTTATCAG GAGCTCACACCTTTGGGCGGGCACAATGCTTCACCTTCAGACACCGGCTCTACAACTTCAGCAATGGCAACCCAGACCCATCGTTGAACACAACCTACCTCGCGAAGCTACGGCAACGCTGCCCGGATGGTGGCAATAGAACCGTGCTCAATAACCTCGACCCCGTCACTCCGGACGTGTTCGACAACAAGTACTACACCAACCTACAAAACCTGAAGGGGCTGCTCACGACCGATCAGGATTTGCTTAGTGCTGCCGACACCAACGCCTCCACCGCCCCCTACGTCAATCGCTTCGCCGCCGACAAGAAGGTCTTCTTTGACAGCTTCGTCGAGGGGATGATCAAGATGGGGAACATCGAGGTGCTGACGGGGAGCAGCGGGGAGGTTAGGAAAAATTGCCGAGTGGTGAACGGAGCGAGTGGCCCCCAGTTCGAGATTCGACTGAGAGACGTCGAAGCTTCCTCTGCTGAAGAGATATAG
- the LOC121988783 gene encoding transcription initiation factor TFIID subunit 9-like, whose amino-acid sequence MEGDGGGGRRDEAEEPRDARVVKELLRSMGLEEGEYEPRVVHQFLELAYRYVVDVLTDAQIYADHASKTSIDPDDVRLAIQAKVNFSFSQPPPREVLLELAKNKNKVPLPKTIAPPGSIPLPPEQDTLISPNYQLLIPRKQPAQVEETEEESGDGANVNPNSTNNLSQEQRTAYVDPQPFQQTQPRVSFPLSSAAKRPRGQ is encoded by the exons ATGGAAGGCGACGGCGGCGGGGGGCGGAGAGATGAGGCGGAGGAGCCGCGGGACGCCCGGGTGGTGAAGGAGCTACTCCGGTCGATGGGTCTGGAGGAGGGGGAGTACGAGCCGCGAGTGGTGCACCAGTTCCTGGAGCTCGCCTACCGCTACGTGGTGGACGTGCTCACCGACGCCCAGATCTACGCCGACCATGCCTCCAAAACCTCCATCGATCCCGACGACGTGCGACTCGCTATCCAGGCGAAGGTCAATTTTTCCTTCTCGCAGCCCCCGCCGCGCGAG GTGCTGCTCGAACTTGCTAAGAACAAGAATAAGGTTCCATTGCCCAAGACAATTGCACCACCAGGAAGCATTCCCTTGCCACCCGAACAGGACACCTTGATCAGCCCCAATTATCAGCTACTGATACCAAGGAAGCAGCCCGCTCAGGTTGAAGAAACAGAGGAGGAAAGCGGTGACGGTGCTAATGTAAACCCCAACTCCACTAACAACTTATCTCAGGAGCAGAGAACTGCTTATGTTGATCCACAACCCTTCCAGCAGACTCAGCCTAGAGTGTCTTTTCCTCTTTCTTCAGCAGCAAAGCGTCCAAGGGGGCAATGA